The region TGAAATATTATGTGAGAAAGGTGGCAGTAGTAGACGGCGGTAGGTGTGGGGGCCGTGGAATATTGATATTCATCGATCTTGGCAATTATTGGTCATCATTTACGATGAGAAGAAAAAgattattactaatattttaattttatttagaaaacaATTTGATAGATCTCATATTTTCtgttgaattttaaaatagttatccAGACGGAATTTTTTATTCACCAGATATGTCACCCAATTATACCTAAAATATAATGACTCAAACTTAATTTTTACAAATCAAAAAACTGAACTACAGATAATTACGACTCaacatatgaaacgtttgttgtAAGAATTTGAAATcctctttaaaaataattagagcATCTCTAATCTTTTCTTCGATAATTGAGGAGGCGGAAgcgtttatataaaaatttactatCCAACGCTTATATTGTTTGaactataactcattggtaAAATAGAGAGCATCtcaaaaataaagagtaaaatttttagtttttgtccAATGAACTCTCCAATATAAaactttttatgtttataatttataaatattgaatAATATCAATTTATCGATTAATTTTTTACTGATTTTTatattggaaaaaaaataatattatatttttaagagataaaatgattgaaatcatattaaattagaatttttatGGATAAGATATGAGATAAAGACTGAATTTGGTTCTTTACATGTGAATAGGCAAAACTTactttcatctttaaatttaaattataatgagtctattaaactttcaattttttaatttatttttctaatttaaaaaatttgacacATTTAGAGAATGCACCGGAAATGCTAGCTGTACAATGGTGGTCTAAGAGCAGCAACATTTATATTAATGTAAAGTCCCGTTGCGTCTATTATATAATAGCCAAATGACTAAAGAAGACTAAATCTTTTATGAAAATTTCGCAAAAGtccaatactttaaattttatacaatttgtcctgaaatgcatgatttcgttttaatTATGTCTAActgcataattttatttatttggcgctgatgtggcatgcCAATTCAGCGGCACGTAGGCGTCatatgaataaaattatataattgtcGGAATTTATTTAGTGATCATTTTGAAACtttgaaaaaatatagtaaCTTCCAAAATCAAACTATCATGTTCCCTAAAGATaagaacttttatttttgtcgaatgaatttgaatttgatacaTTATTACGTGCCACAAGTAAGAAATAATTCAGTTCTTTCATGTCAATGTTTCAATAGacaaatctcaaatttcataTGTTACGAAATTATTTTTTCACATGTATCTTGGCACTAACTACCTACCTGTGAGAGTCATATAGTCAATAATATTGTTTTACAGCTTcttattcaattaaataattcaGGGAATTAAATGATTGTTGGTGATTAGTTTTTCTCTTGTCAAAGATTAGTTACAGGGTCATTATCTCTTAAATTTTAgtcaaaattaatattttcctCATAAATTGAAAAGGTATTTAATGGTgccaaaaagtaaatttttttcgactctttataattttgtttaaaattttaaaaatgtgttAATCTATCTCAAATTAATAGTTTCATTGtaatattattcaatttttttggatcaatttaTTGTCTCAAATATCAGTTgattttattaaactaatttttgaataaataatgGAATTAACAAGCACAACCACGAAGAgtggaaaataaaaattgtctgataaaaaagataaattaatcgGTCTTCAATCAATACATCTAAATACATCGTTTTCAGAATATGAAAAATGAGGGTCGAAAGATATCACACTAATCCAATATGGCACCAAAACTTCTAAGTGCGTGaaactttaaattaatttttgttctattaatttttttttgtcctaTTTCACTCTTTAACTTCAAGTTTTTTGCTGATCTGACCCTTTTTATCCAGCGCGGTAAAAGCGCGTGTTTTTTAAACGCTTTAAAATGCGTGAAGGACAATTGAAATGCacaaattgttttatttaatccCTGAACTATACTATTTTGTTGTATTTGACGTTTGCACTGTTTTATTTTCCCACTgcacatttaaacttttaactcttacccatctaacctcctcgaaaatataattattttattgtcaACTATTTTATGTCTAACATGAATGTTTAAAAGCGGATATTAAACACCCTAGGTTACTGAACTTATCTGTTATTACAGAAAAGGTactaaatttcattttattacaaaaaggtcactgaactttaccttttattacaacggGAGATCATTATGGCGGATTCGGTcaaattttgttataaaaagatCACTGAATTTATCATGaattacaaaatggttactaagTTATATTCCTATTTGTAATTCAGGCTTGCCATATAAGCAAAAACGGTGTGTTTTAGTGTCAAAACGGTGCATTACATGAGTGACATCCCGTTGTAACAAAATGTATAGCTTAGTGACccttttgtaacaaaatgaagtttaataccctttctgtaataacAAGTAAGTTCAGTGATTTGAAGTGTTTGATGTCCTCTTAAaagcatatatatattaatttatttccgATGGCATATaattttgagcaaattactttaaGACTCACGTGCgttataatttacagtttgatactctttatttgaaaattgatacctaaattttgattttgttaactATAACATAAACATGAAATATTCACTTggattaatttataaacatgTTACTTATTTTAATGCTGAAACAAGATAAAAGAGAACATGAAATATTCATTACAAGATAATGATGATGCTaattaatttaacataaactatTAATACTTCAATTCAGCATCCATAATCCATCCATTGTTTTGGTGCGATCATCAACCCAGAACTAAGTCTAATCATGAGAATACAAAATTCCATCTGTTTAATAGCACCATCTCCATCCAAATCACCTTCCATTAACATGCAAACAAGTTCATCATCTCTCATATTATTCAGACCCAACAAACTACTGTTTCTTTTCAAGCTTTCAAAAGTGATCAAACCTTTCTCACCATCCATCAGCATTCGAAAACCGTTGCATAACTCCATAATGAATCCCTCAGCTCCCATTCGCTCCATCATGGACGGAAAGTGGTCGTCGAATTCAACCCCGGAATGTTGCTCTAGCGCCGCCATGTCGGATAATTCGGGTCGAGAAACTTAAAATATAACGAAAAgacgaggaagaagaagaagaagaagaattaatTAAGTTGGTTGGAATGGGAGAAATGAAGAGAGAATTATTATATAAGAAAATGGAATCAGATTAAGACAGAAACAGTTCTTAATTATACTTCGAAACCTCTCTTCTTTGTGAAAGCTGCATGAGATTTCTCAAAAACTTTGTGAGTGTAGCTAGGTTTTATATCAAAGTTTTTAGTTTGTTAGTGTAAGAAACAATTAAAATCtgatttaattaactaatgttttctattttttgaaGAAATTAAATGACTCTAGATTCCTatattcaaaacattttttaattacTTATTATATTAAATGGGACTATCATCACTCTATGACATTCTGAATTTGAACAACTGGAAAATGGACTAAAGttgataatttaaaagtttgacaaagacaaaaaaaagtaaaaaatgtgAAGTTTCCTTAAATGCCTTTTAATGTAAAGTGTAAAGCTTCTAATCATGTTGGTCTgctaattatacataaaactaTAAAAGGTAGCAGTAGTTATCATCCTGATAATTAGGTTGAATATTTTTTTCTCCTTttactttattaaaattattgctattcataatttttatatttaaggagatttcatttaaaataattaaaatgtcaTGAAAAAAAACGATGTGTGGTTTTTTttaagagaaattcttatgtagactcggtctaccacgtcatccgtagactaacctatcacattatgacacgtcattaaaatgatggcaatcttgtaaattcgttttttacttatttacactttgaatagtaatattacaagattgccatcattttaatgatgtgttataatgtgataggtttggtttacggatgacgtggtagaccgagtctacctaagaatttctctttttttaaaaGGTCTACTAGTAgtaaaaaccaaatatttttgaCTTATTGCAGATTTATTCAAAGCATTTAAAAGTCACCAATTTATTccaatttgacatttttattataattttgtctatctttttaataaatttaattgtgtCAATCTTTTACCTCATTATCTAATTTGTTCAtttcaaattttctttttattggcttaaattacagaaagatagaaaataaatttgaaactaagttttgttgtttttctttttattaagaGTTATATTTTGTAACTATGAAAATCTAATTGGGTCCTCGAATTGcggaatttttttatctaatccCGATTCATGAATTTTTCATGCACCCATCCAATGAGATGTTAGGAAATCTAACACAATTTTCTCTCTTTACTtattatttcctttttcttctcATTTCTCTATATCTCATTGGATAGGTTCATGAATTTTTCATGAGCCGGGTTTAGGTAAGAACTTCCCTCGAATTGCAATGAAAAATGAATCTAATGTCCACATGGTTTTGCATTGCCATTATTAAagttcaaataatatattaagccCATAAACAGTCGGGGCAAGAAGAGATGGGTTAATGACATGTTTCACtcaaaaattagaaatattttttaaattagccCCTAATTAGAGGTTTTTCTCAATTTGAGCCATACAGACCGCAGAACACTTCTGCGAGTTGCTGTAAATCGCAGAAGTGTTCTGCGATCTACATACGTGGCTCGAGCACAACCCCTATAAAAGGGGGAATTCGTTCCCCCTTTCATTCGGCAGAACCATCcgataagtaaaaaaaaatgtgaTGGAGTGTTTGCAATATATGGTTGAAATGGTTTGGGAAAAAAATTTAGTGAATGATAATTAATTTGGTTTCACTCGGCAGCAATCACTCAGTCGAAATTAATTATTGTGAAGAAGATTTTACGGAGTCGGTTTTCGCGCAGAATATTTTTTTTGCGGAATTATCGgatgaaatgaaatttaaacAAGGAGTACATCATgtgagattttaaaatttataaacatattatttttaattattaaatgtaGTTAGATTTAAATGATGTTCGAAATGTAgttagataaataaatatagttagatttagtgagatttttgaaaatatatattataaaataaattagattattcataaaaaaatagattattgtttaaattttagagAAATGTAAACTAgagtatattaaaatttgaaaatcgaatatttgttatttttgtgaaattttagaaaaattcttaaattaggTTCCAATTAgtgaaaatgttaaaatttgaaacaatatgataCGCATAGATTCGTTAAATAAACactatgaaattaattttaaaagtagatatttttaaaattttaacattattagagaaaatataaattttttataattgtaactttgtaaaacaattaatatgaaaaatttgaattacaATTTCAATTGGCTAATGACGTATTTGACatgtaaaatatttgaattacaTTTTAAATGGGATTAAtgatctttttaattatttgataaatttagtATGATTGATTTtggaaaattataaattaaaaaattgtgtgttagaattgatattttttaaaatctaatattatttaaaatagaaatttattttaattattactttgtAAAAAagatgttaaattattaaaaaaatatctagtaaattagaatttaaatatttaaatgttaataaaaacaaaatttatttaataaactataatattaatttagacatctaaattagaaaataaaatgaattatcGTATCTGATTGCGGCTCCGGTATTTTGAGAGTATTGGAGAGGCCTGAGTGGGCGAGTGATACCCACAAGTGGTGTATTAGATACCTAGTGAGCAACTTTCATACAGCCTTCAAAAGGAAATATCTAAAAAAGCTTGCTGAAAAGGCCGGTAATTTTCTTatcattaaatataataaataacgtTTTGGTAGATGGGAAAATACTGACGGTTTTATCGACGTGTAGGACGCGCGTACCAAGAGAAGAAAAGAGTTCGATATATGTCATTCATAGAGGCGGATTCACCTGAGGGTTATGCGTATCTTAACCGCCTTGACGTTACAAAATAGAGCATGAGCAGCGACACGACTGGAATACAGCATGGTGTGATGACAACAAAATACGCCGAGTCGGTTAATGCAATGTTAAATAACATTCGGGGGCTCCCTATCACAGCTATGTTGGAAGCAATATTTAGCAAGGTGACAACGGGGACGAGGACGAGAATGCCGATGCAGGAGGGGGAGATGGTGATGATCGCCCACATCGACGTTACCTCACCACCAGTACAGGCCGTCAGGCGAACCGTAACAGAAACAGATTACGCCCGAACCTCCCGGTCACTACCAGATATGACGATAAGACCCTTCGGTGATTTTATTTGTACTTTGAATATTATTATCTCAtgtagtaatattatttttatttgtaatattttgtttattaaatatgttattttttttatgaagtaTAGATTATATTTGCATActtgtttatataattattttgtaatatttcataaatttatttttacagaatgttaaaaaaattaactatttcaaacgtttttaattcaaaaaaaatcaacaattaaaacgtGGAAGTGTTCAACAATTAAATTTCTCAGTccatgaaattttttaatttttaaataaataaaaaattgatttttaaatttctcaaatgaTAGGGAGAATTTTCTCCCAATCAATGCAGTCCGGGAATAAGTTGATTCCTCGCTTCACTTAAAGTAACTCGCCGAAAGCTTCCGCGAGTTACCACGTCGGATAAAGTAACTCGCGGAAGTGTTCCGTGAGTTACTTTGTCCATGTGGCTCCTTGCTGACTGGCCAGCTTGGAGCCACGTATTGTAACTCGCAGAACTGTTCCGCGAGTTGCATAATTCGCGGAACAATTCTACGAGTTGTAAGGCacaaaataagaaattttaaaaaatgggggctaaaataaaaaatagttaacaaattataattaaaagtgtcATTAATCCAGAAGAGACAACG is a window of Mercurialis annua linkage group LG2, ddMerAnnu1.2, whole genome shotgun sequence DNA encoding:
- the LOC126669699 gene encoding calcium-binding protein KRP1-like — translated: MAALEQHSGVEFDDHFPSMMERMGAEGFIMELCNGFRMLMDGEKGLITFESLKRNSSLLGLNNMRDDELVCMLMEGDLDGDGAIKQMEFCILMIRLSSGLMIAPKQWMDYGC